In Rattus norvegicus strain BN/NHsdMcwi chromosome 3, GRCr8, whole genome shotgun sequence, a genomic segment contains:
- the Pole4l1 gene encoding DNA polymerase epsilon subunit 4-like, with protein sequence MCACSEIECSMFSEATVAVAAAGSGMPKEEKAPEGEAAALQVQALMSAHCLALVLGVGIGGVTSGGCLWDSKGLAKANSDVMLAGQEAIFILARVLELFVETIAKNAYCCAQQGKRKTPQRRDLDNAIEAVNEFTFLEGTLD encoded by the coding sequence ATGTGCGCATGTTCAGAGATTGAGTGTAGCATGTTTAGTGAGGCGACGGTGGCAGTGGCAGCTGCAGGGAGTGGGATGCCCAAAGAGGAGAAGGCTCCCGAAGGGGAGGCAGCAGCTTTGCAGGTCCAAGCCCTGATGAGTGCACACTGCCTAGCATTGGTGCTTGGAGTGGGTATTGGGGGTGTTACCTCTGGAGGCTGCCTCTGGGACAGTAAAGGACTTGCTAAAGCAAACTCTGATGTAATGCTGGCAGGTCAGGAAGCCATCTTTATCCTGGCACGAGTTTTGGAGCTGTTTGTGGAAACTATTGCAAAAAATGCCTACTGCTGTGCTCaacaaggaaagaggaaaactccccAGAGGAGAGATTTGGATAATGCAATAGAAGCTGTGAATGAATTCACTTTTCTAGAAGGCACTTTGGATTGA